Proteins co-encoded in one Gopherus evgoodei ecotype Sinaloan lineage chromosome 4, rGopEvg1_v1.p, whole genome shotgun sequence genomic window:
- the SMTNL1 gene encoding smoothelin-like protein 1 isoform X3, protein MEEQEGAPRPTAEEPGATAKEAEAVAGTGAKEVDRGGDGLGEKERAGNSGSNAKGDIQAGGAGDSESDAKGGGEASKAGDSGSDAKGSGEAGGARDSGSDAKGGGEVTRAEDAGRDAKGSGEARGPGDSGSDAKGGGEATRAGDSGRDAKGGGEAEGAGDSGRDAKGDGEAEGAGDSGRDAKGGGEAGGAGDSGAGAEERAEGGKRTGAEEREAVGGSGLEPQDGAGGAEPEMQEAEAERTNGAVAREGHGGSTSEEPLSPEMGGEEEAWDEPAPSSPDEGLASPTGDAVFGKETGASQPGGTSQGREATPGGSTSTEGTAQQDSMQSPAPEGVAPPKEKPKRPALDRRELTRPRLAPRAQSRKALVEKFGGAASGSAPNIKKTGGANAIKNMLLEWCRAKTRGYEHVDIQNFSSSWSSGLAFCALIHKFFPDAFDYTALDPANRRENFALAFATAEKHADCAPLLEVEDMVRMSVPDSKCIYTYVQELYRSLVDKGLVKTKKK, encoded by the exons ATGGAGGAACAGGAAGGTGCACCCAGGCCGACAGCAGAGGAGCCCGGGGCCACAGCTAAGGAGGCTGAAGCGGTGGCTGGAACTGGAGCCAAGGAGGTGGATCGGggtggggatgggctgggggagaaggagagagcagggaatTCTGGGAGCAATGCTAAGGGGGACATtcaggctgggggagcaggggattcTGAGAGTGATGCTAAGGGGGGCGGTGAGGCCAGCAAAGCTGGGGATTCTGGGAGCGATGCAAAGGGAAGCGGTGAGGCTGGGGGAGCAAGGGATTCTGGGAGTGATGCTAAGGGAGGCGGTGAGGTCACCAGAGCAGAGGATGCTGGGAGAGATGCTAAGGGAAGTGGTGAGGCTAGGGGACCAGGGGATTCTGGGAGTGATGCTAAGGGAGGCGGAGAGGCCACCAGAGCAGGG GATTCTGGGAGAGATGCTAAGGGAGGTGGTGAGGCCGAGGGAGCAGGGGATTCTGGGAGAGATGCTAAGGGGGATGGTGAGGCCGAGGGAGCAGGGGATTCTGGGAGAGATGCTAAGGGGGGTGGtgaggctgggggagcaggggattctggggctggggcagaggagagggcagAGGGTGGAAagaggactggggcagaggagagggaggCAGTAGGTGGGTCTGGGCTTGAGCCccaggatggggctggaggggctgagccagaGATGCAAGAGGCTGAAGCCGAGAGGACCAACGGTGCCGTGGCCAGAGAG gggcatGGTGGGAGCACCTCAGAGGAGCCGCTGTCCCCAGAGATggggggcgaggaggaggcgTGGGATGAGCCTGCACCCAGCTCCCCTGACGAGGGGCTGGCCAGCCCCACAGGGGACGCTGTCTTTGGGAAGGAGACTGGGGCCTCCCAACCGG GAGGCACCTCCCAAGGCCGAGAAGCCACTCCTGGTGGCAGCACCAG CACTGAAGGGACAGCCCAGcaggacagcatgcagagccctgcacCTGAAGGAGTTGCACCTCCCAAGGAGAAGCCAAAGAGACCAGCGCTGGACcggagggagctgacccgaccccGCCTGGCACCCAGGGCCCAGTCCCGCAAGGCCCTTGTGGAGAAATTTGGGGG GGCAGCCAGCGGCTCTGCCCCCAACATCAAGAAGACTGGAGGTGCCAATGCCATCAAGAACATGCTGCTGGAGTGGTGTCGTGCCAAGACGCGTGGCTATGAG CACGTGGACATCCAGaacttctcctccagctggagcAGTGGCTTGGCCTTCTGCGCCCTCATCCACAAGTTCTTCCCTGATGCCTTTGACTACACGGCCCTCGACCCGGCCAATCGCAGGGAGAACTTTGCCCTGGCTTTTGCCACTGCTGA GAAGCATGCCGACTGCGCCCCACTGCTGGAGGTGGAGGACATGGTGCGCATGAGCGTCCCGGACTCCAAGTGCATCTACACCTACGTCCAGGAGCTGTACCGCAGCCTGGTGGACAAGGGGCTGGTGAAGACCAAGAAGAAATGA
- the TIMM10 gene encoding mitochondrial import inner membrane translocase subunit Tim10 — protein MDPLRAQQLAAELEVEMMADMYNRMTNACHRKCVPPHYKEAELSKGESVCLDRCVSKYLDIHERMGKKLTELSMQDEELMKRMQQGAGPV, from the exons ATGGATCCGCTCAGGGCTCAGCAGTTGGCAGCCGAGCTGGAGGTGGAGATGATGGCTGACATGTACAACAG GATGACCAACGCCTGTCACCGGAAGTGCGTCCCTCCCCACTACAAGGAGGCAGAGCTCTCGAAGGGGGAGTCTGTGTGCCTGGACCGTTGCGTCTCTAAGTACCTGGACATCCACGAGCGCATGGGCAAGAAACTGACAGAACTTTCCATGCAGGACGAGGAGCTGATGAAGAGAAtgcagcagggggcggggccagtgTAG
- the UBE2L6 gene encoding ubiquitin/ISG15-conjugating enzyme E2 L6: protein MAASRRVGKELDDLKRSGSRCLKDIEVDDTNVLLWKGLLVPDNPPYNKGAFRIEISFPAEYPFKPPKVTFKTKIYHPNVDEKGQVCLPIISAENWKPATKTDQVIQALIALVNEPEPGHPLRADLAEEFTHNYKKFLRNAEDHTRKFSEKRPCE, encoded by the exons ATGGCGGCGAGCAGGAGAGTGGGCAAG GAGCTGGATGACTTGAAGAGGTCTGGGTCCCGCTGCTTGAAGGACATTGAGGTGGACGACACCAATGTTCTCCTGTGGAAAGGGCTCCTAGTGCCG GACAATCCTCCCTACAACAAAGGCGCTTTCCGAATCGAGATCAGCTTCCCGGCTGAGTACCCCTTCAAGCCCCCCAAGGTCACCTTCAAAACTAAGATCTACCACCCCAACGTGGATGAGAAGGGGCAAGTCTGCCTGCCAATCATCAGTGCTGAGAACTGGAAACCCGCCACCAAGACAGATCAAG tGATCCAGGCTCTGATCGCGCTGGTAAACGAGCCGGAGCCGGGCCACCCGCTGCGTGCCGACCTGGCCGAGGAGTTCACCCACAACTACAAGAAGTTCCTGCGCAACGCCGAGGATCACACCCGCAAATTCAGCGAGAAGCGGCCCTGCGAGtga
- the SMTNL1 gene encoding smoothelin-like protein 1 isoform X1, protein MEEQEGAPRPTAEEPGATAKEAEAVAGTGAKEVDRGGDGLGEKERAGNSGSNAKGDIQAGGAGDSESDAKGGGEASKAGDSGSDAKGSGEAGGARDSGSDAKGGGEVTRAEDAGRDAKGSGEARGPGDSGSDAKGGGEATRAGVSASDAKGDGEAEGAGDSGRDAKGGGEAEGAGDSGRDAKGDGEAEGAGDSGRDAKGGGEAGGAGDSGAGAEERAEGGKRTGAEEREAVGGSGLEPQDGAGGAEPEMQEAEAERTNGAVAREGHGGSTSEEPLSPEMGGEEEAWDEPAPSSPDEGLASPTGDAVFGKETGASQPGGTSQGREATPGGSTSTEGTAQQDSMQSPAPEGVAPPKEKPKRPALDRRELTRPRLAPRAQSRKALVEKFGGAASGSAPNIKKTGGANAIKNMLLEWCRAKTRGYEHVDIQNFSSSWSSGLAFCALIHKFFPDAFDYTALDPANRRENFALAFATAEKHADCAPLLEVEDMVRMSVPDSKCIYTYVQELYRSLVDKGLVKTKKK, encoded by the exons ATGGAGGAACAGGAAGGTGCACCCAGGCCGACAGCAGAGGAGCCCGGGGCCACAGCTAAGGAGGCTGAAGCGGTGGCTGGAACTGGAGCCAAGGAGGTGGATCGGggtggggatgggctgggggagaaggagagagcagggaatTCTGGGAGCAATGCTAAGGGGGACATtcaggctgggggagcaggggattcTGAGAGTGATGCTAAGGGGGGCGGTGAGGCCAGCAAAGCTGGGGATTCTGGGAGCGATGCAAAGGGAAGCGGTGAGGCTGGGGGAGCAAGGGATTCTGGGAGTGATGCTAAGGGAGGCGGTGAGGTCACCAGAGCAGAGGATGCTGGGAGAGATGCTAAGGGAAGTGGTGAGGCTAGGGGACCAGGGGATTCTGGGAGTGATGCTAAGGGAGGCGGAGAGGCCACCAGAGCAGGGGTTTCTGCGAGTGATGCTAAGGGGGATGGTGAGGCCGAGGGAGCAGGGGATTCTGGGAGAGATGCTAAGGGAGGTGGTGAGGCCGAGGGAGCAGGGGATTCTGGGAGAGATGCTAAGGGGGATGGTGAGGCCGAGGGAGCAGGGGATTCTGGGAGAGATGCTAAGGGGGGTGGtgaggctgggggagcaggggattctggggctggggcagaggagagggcagAGGGTGGAAagaggactggggcagaggagagggaggCAGTAGGTGGGTCTGGGCTTGAGCCccaggatggggctggaggggctgagccagaGATGCAAGAGGCTGAAGCCGAGAGGACCAACGGTGCCGTGGCCAGAGAG gggcatGGTGGGAGCACCTCAGAGGAGCCGCTGTCCCCAGAGATggggggcgaggaggaggcgTGGGATGAGCCTGCACCCAGCTCCCCTGACGAGGGGCTGGCCAGCCCCACAGGGGACGCTGTCTTTGGGAAGGAGACTGGGGCCTCCCAACCGG GAGGCACCTCCCAAGGCCGAGAAGCCACTCCTGGTGGCAGCACCAG CACTGAAGGGACAGCCCAGcaggacagcatgcagagccctgcacCTGAAGGAGTTGCACCTCCCAAGGAGAAGCCAAAGAGACCAGCGCTGGACcggagggagctgacccgaccccGCCTGGCACCCAGGGCCCAGTCCCGCAAGGCCCTTGTGGAGAAATTTGGGGG GGCAGCCAGCGGCTCTGCCCCCAACATCAAGAAGACTGGAGGTGCCAATGCCATCAAGAACATGCTGCTGGAGTGGTGTCGTGCCAAGACGCGTGGCTATGAG CACGTGGACATCCAGaacttctcctccagctggagcAGTGGCTTGGCCTTCTGCGCCCTCATCCACAAGTTCTTCCCTGATGCCTTTGACTACACGGCCCTCGACCCGGCCAATCGCAGGGAGAACTTTGCCCTGGCTTTTGCCACTGCTGA GAAGCATGCCGACTGCGCCCCACTGCTGGAGGTGGAGGACATGGTGCGCATGAGCGTCCCGGACTCCAAGTGCATCTACACCTACGTCCAGGAGCTGTACCGCAGCCTGGTGGACAAGGGGCTGGTGAAGACCAAGAAGAAATGA
- the SMTNL1 gene encoding smoothelin-like protein 1 isoform X2, protein MEEQEGAPRPTAEEPGATAKEAEAVAGTGAKEVDRGGDGLGEKERAGNSGSNAKGDIQAGGAGDSESDAKGGGEASKAGDSGSDAKGSGEAGGARDSGSDAKGGGEVTRAGDSGSDAKGGGEATRAGVSASDAKGDGEAEGAGDSGRDAKGGGEAEGAGDSGRDAKGDGEAEGAGDSGRDAKGGGEAGGAGDSGAGAEERAEGGKRTGAEEREAVGGSGLEPQDGAGGAEPEMQEAEAERTNGAVAREGHGGSTSEEPLSPEMGGEEEAWDEPAPSSPDEGLASPTGDAVFGKETGASQPGGTSQGREATPGGSTSTEGTAQQDSMQSPAPEGVAPPKEKPKRPALDRRELTRPRLAPRAQSRKALVEKFGGAASGSAPNIKKTGGANAIKNMLLEWCRAKTRGYEHVDIQNFSSSWSSGLAFCALIHKFFPDAFDYTALDPANRRENFALAFATAEKHADCAPLLEVEDMVRMSVPDSKCIYTYVQELYRSLVDKGLVKTKKK, encoded by the exons ATGGAGGAACAGGAAGGTGCACCCAGGCCGACAGCAGAGGAGCCCGGGGCCACAGCTAAGGAGGCTGAAGCGGTGGCTGGAACTGGAGCCAAGGAGGTGGATCGGggtggggatgggctgggggagaaggagagagcagggaatTCTGGGAGCAATGCTAAGGGGGACATtcaggctgggggagcaggggattcTGAGAGTGATGCTAAGGGGGGCGGTGAGGCCAGCAAAGCTGGGGATTCTGGGAGCGATGCAAAGGGAAGCGGTGAGGCTGGGGGAGCAAGGGATTCTGGGAGTGATGCTAAGGGAGGCGGTGAGGTCACCAGAG CAGGGGATTCTGGGAGTGATGCTAAGGGAGGCGGAGAGGCCACCAGAGCAGGGGTTTCTGCGAGTGATGCTAAGGGGGATGGTGAGGCCGAGGGAGCAGGGGATTCTGGGAGAGATGCTAAGGGAGGTGGTGAGGCCGAGGGAGCAGGGGATTCTGGGAGAGATGCTAAGGGGGATGGTGAGGCCGAGGGAGCAGGGGATTCTGGGAGAGATGCTAAGGGGGGTGGtgaggctgggggagcaggggattctggggctggggcagaggagagggcagAGGGTGGAAagaggactggggcagaggagagggaggCAGTAGGTGGGTCTGGGCTTGAGCCccaggatggggctggaggggctgagccagaGATGCAAGAGGCTGAAGCCGAGAGGACCAACGGTGCCGTGGCCAGAGAG gggcatGGTGGGAGCACCTCAGAGGAGCCGCTGTCCCCAGAGATggggggcgaggaggaggcgTGGGATGAGCCTGCACCCAGCTCCCCTGACGAGGGGCTGGCCAGCCCCACAGGGGACGCTGTCTTTGGGAAGGAGACTGGGGCCTCCCAACCGG GAGGCACCTCCCAAGGCCGAGAAGCCACTCCTGGTGGCAGCACCAG CACTGAAGGGACAGCCCAGcaggacagcatgcagagccctgcacCTGAAGGAGTTGCACCTCCCAAGGAGAAGCCAAAGAGACCAGCGCTGGACcggagggagctgacccgaccccGCCTGGCACCCAGGGCCCAGTCCCGCAAGGCCCTTGTGGAGAAATTTGGGGG GGCAGCCAGCGGCTCTGCCCCCAACATCAAGAAGACTGGAGGTGCCAATGCCATCAAGAACATGCTGCTGGAGTGGTGTCGTGCCAAGACGCGTGGCTATGAG CACGTGGACATCCAGaacttctcctccagctggagcAGTGGCTTGGCCTTCTGCGCCCTCATCCACAAGTTCTTCCCTGATGCCTTTGACTACACGGCCCTCGACCCGGCCAATCGCAGGGAGAACTTTGCCCTGGCTTTTGCCACTGCTGA GAAGCATGCCGACTGCGCCCCACTGCTGGAGGTGGAGGACATGGTGCGCATGAGCGTCCCGGACTCCAAGTGCATCTACACCTACGTCCAGGAGCTGTACCGCAGCCTGGTGGACAAGGGGCTGGTGAAGACCAAGAAGAAATGA